Genomic DNA from bacterium:
CGTCAACGCCGGAGAGCGGCCGCAGGCCCCGCCGGTCGCGGCTGGCATTCCCCGCGGCCGCCTCCTATGATGGTCGCGGCGCGGCCCGGCCGGCCCCGCCGCGGGCGACATCCCGGGAGTGGAAACCATGAACGAACGATCCTGCGACCTCGTCGTGATCGGCGCCGGGCCGGGCGGCTACGCGGCCGCCGCGCGCGGCGCCCGGCTCGGGCTGCGCACCGTCCTGGTCGAGAAGGACGAACGGCTCGGCGGCACCTGCCTGCTGCGCGGCTGCATCCCGACCAAGGCCCTGCTGCAGTCGGCGCGGACCTGGGAGCTGTGCCGCAAGGGCGCGAAGACCTTCGGCGTGGAGGTGCCCGCCGCCACCTTCGACTGGGCGAAGATCCAGAAGCGCCGCGAGACGGTCGTGCGCAAGGGCGCCCTCGGCGTCGGCGTGCTGCTCGACGGCGCCGGGGTCGAGGTCGTGCGGGGCCGCGGCCGCCTCGACGGCCCCGGCCGCGTCATCGTGGAACGCCCCGGCGAGCCCCCCGAGGTCCTGCTGGCGCCGAAGATCATCGTCGCCACCGGCTCGGCGGCCAGCGCCGTGCCCGGCGTGCAGCCCGACGGCGAGCGCATCCTGACCAGCGACCACCTGCTCG
This window encodes:
- a CDS encoding NAD(P)/FAD-dependent oxidoreductase — its product is MNERSCDLVVIGAGPGGYAAAARGARLGLRTVLVEKDERLGGTCLLRGCIPTKALLQSARTWELCRKGAKTFGVEVPAATFDWAKIQKRRETVVRKGALGVGVLLDGAGVEVVRGRGRLDGPGRVIVERPGEPPEVLLAPKIIVATGSAASAVPGVQPDGERILTSDHLLEIPAVPSSLIVLGAGAVGVEFADIVAAFGGEVTLVEMLPRVLPLEDADCSREIEQALVRRKIGVLCGHRAVRIARVGDRVEVELKNLATGDAVTRTASHLLLAVGRRPVTEGLGLAEAGAVVDKRGFVQTDAYQQTAAPGVYAIGDI